TATGTGATTGCATTTAGGACTTACCTTGCTAAGCTGGGATAACTTCTCCATATCAAGGTCCTTAATTAATCACATAcctaatgatcttttttttttttctaaataaagtcatAATATATACAGGTTACAGAGATTAAGGCCTGACCTGTTTGGATGGTCATTATCCAGCCTACTACAGGCATAAATACTTAGTATATTTTTGGCACCTAATTACTTGATAAATGGGACCATGAGGTtgtttctttgagaaagaaagaaaggtgagacACCAGGGGTTCGATGAATAGAGAAAGTCAGGGAGCCTCTGAGTTAGGAGACTCTGACAATAACCCAGGCAGGAAATGAAGGAGCTTGGACTTGagtagaaagggagaaaagtggTCAAAAGTAGACACGTTCCAGATACCATTTGAAGGTAAGACGAGTTTGCCAATGTTGTGGAGGTGTGGTTGGTTGGGAAAGAGAAGACTCAAACAACTGCAAATCCTCCTTACATTTTTTCTGGAAAAAGTATCACTGTGATCTGAGATGAAGAACATTCTATATGGACCCAGATATTttgccagagaggagggcagaTTGGTGGGTTCCGTGTTGTCTGTGTTTAGAGAAGTagatacaaagagaagaaaaaaagggaagaaaagatgcACGTTCTTGACCAGGCCTGCCTCCAGACCTTCTACCTGCCCACAGGCTCATTCTGCCTCTCATCGTGGTCAAATGCCCTCCACCCATCAGCTTCTTAGAGGCTATTATGTTTTTGACATCTTACTCTAAACATGGGCAGAGCAATACAGACATGAGGTTCCATGTTAGAGGAGACTCAGAAAGCCTCATCTGAGCCAGTGCCCTAAAGAGGATAggccacatggggctctgcttTCAGGAACTGAAAATTACAGaacccccaaatttaaaaaataattatgtcaaaTGGTGGGgtggaatttcatttttttaatttaaaaaaatttttataagattttatttatttgtcagagagagagaaaccacaagaagggggagcggcagagggagagggagaagcaggctccccactgagcctggagtcccagtagatcccaggacccggggatcatgacctgagcagaaggcagacgcttccccaactgagacacccaggcatccctgaagtgGAATTTCAGATGGATGGAGGTAGCAGCATCATTTTTTAATCTCCCCAAACCCTCTCACGGAAATAGATCAACCAAAACCAAATGCCCATGGGTAGCATTTGCCATAAAATTAGAAACCCCTAATATAAGGGGGTGGGTATAATGTAAACCATaacagttgtttttttcctttttttgtaatgCAAATGCCTGACCTAAGCTTTGATTACTGAGTTACCCATTTCTGCATCCCCTTCAAAGACAGTTATTTCCAATAAACACAGTACTAGCCCTATGGGGGAGAAATACCCAGGCCACCTTCCCCCAACTGAGACTCCTCTGATTTAGAAATCTTGGTCAGTTTCAGTAACTGACTTTTCCGGaccacttgtgttttcttttcccattaCTTCCCACTCCTATGTTTTAAATTCGCCACCAAGGAGTAAGTGCTTGAAActcttgccccccccacccctcttaaCCCCAACCAGAGCAGAACCCCTTCTCCCAGTGCTCTATCTCTACCTGCAACCTCCCTGTGGGGCTCCCGGTATGCTGAGTAATTCCCAGGTCTTGTAAATAATAAACCTCTACTTTTTCAAGCTTTCCTAATGGAGATCGCTAAAGGACTTGAAATCATAGTAAGACTCAGAGGGCTGCTCCAACCACATTGGTTATAGATGGGCTGAGTCAGGCATGAAACAGTAGGGCAGAGCACCGCTGCCCACAGGCACAGATCTGCCTGGCCAGGGTGTCTGCGCAGGAGGCAGGAGTAGACAGGACCCATCTGATGGCCTGGACGGCAGGAGGACTTCAAACTGCTAGCTGGTATTCCCTCAGCAGATGGGCCAATGTGAGAACAGCAACTGAGACCCGGAGAGGTCTTGTCCACTCACCTAGTGGTTATGTACGAGGGGACCCGGAGGGTGTCTAAAGGTCTGGGGTGCTCTCGCCCCCTCTGTCTGGACACTGAGCAGCCAGAGCGCTGTTCCAGGATGTGGCCCGGAGAACATCAGACACAAAGGGAAATGTCTTGATGGAAGTCTGGAGAAGGCAACAGAGCCAGGAAACCTCAGAAAGCAAGCTGCCATGTTTTTGAATGCTACATTTCACAAACAACGATGACAATCCGAAAAGCAAATCCAGTGCAGTTAGAAAACCGGTCCTCAACCACCACTCCTTTCCCAAGTGCATGAACACTGATTTCACTTAAAACATGGAGAACAAACAAAGGATTGAGATCTAGTTTTATACAAAGGTAGTGTGGGGTCTGTCTCCCAGATCGCTTGGCGGGCCCCCAGGTGTGGGGCAAGGATCCGTGGGAAGCTCGGTgctggaaggagaaggaattCACCcggaggcagaacaaaggagagagaagttcATTGAATCCACCGCAAGGTGGCGGCAGCGGGACAGAAGGAGGAGGCTGTCCGCGAGGAGACTGCGGGTAGAGCTGTATTTAAAGAGGGAGGGTAAGGAGGGATGGGACGTAGGGAATTTTTTGCTAtaactgtgcctggttgtaagtagCCCACTGGTTAGTTAGGGcctatggatattttgaggtgggtGCCCAATGGGTCCGAGTGTGTCCAGCCACATGGTCGCTCCAATCAGTTTGCCTAAAAAAGCAGCCTCTACATGCAGCATCAGAAAATGAGAATAAGGAGCAGAAGAGCTTCCCCTCAGACGTGGAAAGCAAGTCCTAAAAGACAGGCCCACAAAACAGATCAAAGTCGGAACATGCAATTTCAAAACAAGCTAGAAGACATTAGAAGACACAAtgcaaaagatgaaagaatacGGGGCGAGTGAGGGAAGGGCAAGTTAACATCCAACAGCTCCAGAGTTTcgttttggggtgatgaaaaagcTCTGCAAGTGGCAAATGGcattttggattttgttctaTTTCCGTGAGAAGGTTGGGGAGATTCAAATACTAGGCTGCTGCCTCCGTCTTTCTGGAGTCCTGCTCAATTTTTggacataattattattttttttaaagattatttatttttttatttgacagagatcacaagtagacaaagaggcaggcggagagggagagagggaagcaggctccctgctgagcaaagagcccaatgagggactcgatcccaggaccccgagatcatgacctgagccgaaggcagcagcttaacccactgagccacccgggcgccctggacataattattttaaacatggaTGGTGTGGATGGTCGCACCACATCAGGCATGTCGTTACTGCAGCTGAATTCtatccttaaaaatggttaaatggtcaattttgtgtatgtgtattttaccgtaacaaaacaaaacaaaaaaatgaaagaacataaaTCAGAATTTGGTGAGGTGAAAGAGCTCGggacagaattaaataaattttaaaatttccgaAATGAAGGCTTCAATTGAAAATAAcaagagtggggcacctgggtggctcagtgggttaagctgctgccttcggctcaggtcatgatctcggggtcctgggatcgagtcccgcatcgggctctctgctcagtagggtgcctgcttccctctctctctctctctctctgcctgcctctccatctacttgtgatctctctctgtcaaataaataaataaataaatctttaaaagaaaataacatgagTTATTGAACTAATGGATAATGccttaagtgaaataaacaagaaaagtaggaaatttttaaaaataaaaaagaagataaaaagaattctAGAGAAATGGCAAATATAAAAGATTGGCAAAAAAGCCAGGACAACTTCGAAAAGAGTAATACAAACACATGTAAGAATTTAGCATGCTATAAAAGTGACATTGCAAATCAGTGAGACAAATTAGTCAAAACACtgtgatatatatacatgttgAGACAAATAATTTTCTGGAAGGATTCACAGTGTGGCAAAAGTAGATGTCTCTAAGGGAGCAGGGAAACAGGCAGCTAGATATTTCTGTTGAATACCTTCTGTACCTTATCCTATCATGTGAATTGATTACCTCTGAAGTCTGACtgcctgagatcaaaccccagcTCCCCTGATTGCTAGCTCTTAACCTTCAGCAAATTCTTGACACTCTCCAAGCCTATCTCATTATTGGTGAAATGGAGTGAATAAACTCTCAATAAACGTAAAATACaagcagaaacaacccaaatgtccacaaactgatgaatgattaaatgaatgtGATAGAACCAGGCAATTAAATTATCACAGTCCTAAAAGGCAATGATGTGGACActctacaacatggatgaactttgaagacaGGCTAAGTGAGAGAGGTCAGACACAAAGGTCATGTATTGTATTATTTCATacatatgaaatgcccagaaaagacaaatccagacagacagacagaaagcagattccCTAGTTGTCAGGGGctgaagggaggagggaatgagaaGTGACTGCTAACGGTTAagggggtttctttttggggtgatgagaaaGTTAGGGGTTAGATAATGATGGTTGCACAAGCTTGTGAAAGTACtaaatgacactaaattcacAGTCTCAAAAGGTGACTTTTATGGTATGCTAATTATATCtcaacacaaaataattttaaaatgcaaagtacCAGTTTTCCCATGGTGACTTTCGGCAGTCTTCGCCCTCCCCCGCTCCATTCCCTTTAaggcttctcccctcccctcccctcccctccccactctcctctcccctgccctatctctactcctctccctcctcccctcttctcccctcccctcccctcttctcccctttcctcccctcctgaTGCCCCACCAGGTCCCAAGGAGCACAGCTAGACCCTTGGCGCATGCGTGCTGCTCTGGTAGGCACGCTACCCAGAGCGCTCCGACACCCGCTGTTCCTACCTTGAGGGGAGGGACCCCTCCAGCGGATTTTTCTCGTGAGCTTCGGTTGGACATGTTTAGAGAAGACAGCACGCGCCAGGGTCGATGGAGGACGACCTAGCAGGCCCCTCAAGTTAACATTTAGGTCCCTCCAGAAGTTTGATCTCGACGACCAGTAACCTCTGGACGCTGTGCCCTGAAAGCCGGGTTGGCCGCCTACGGGCGCTCGAAAATACTGAAGGCTTTGGAGCCCTGTAGGCCTCAAATGGAAGCCTTGTTCTCCGCCTGCAGCGTGATCTCAGCCCATTGCTGAATCTCGCTAGTCAAGTGGCCCAGCGGGACTAGCCTTGCATGTTGTCGTGCACGTTCACTGCAGCGGTGCATTCGCAGGCCTGGTGCACAGGTGTTTAGGAGACGGTGATTTTTATTCCAGGCTGGGTTCTGGAGGGCCCTCCTGCTGCTGCAGGTCACTTGGCTAGGCTCCTGTTATCAGCCGCCCCCAGGATAGATGTGAGCCCTTGCCATCCATCTGGTAGATTCCCCTATGATTCGTACTCCCCTTACCCAACCATAACCCTAAATGGATAAGGCAACCCAAACCTTCTAGAGGGGTGTCCCGAGTCTATTGTTTTCAAAAATCCCTATCTGGTGGACATGGGATGTAGGGCCAATCTCCATGAAAAGCTTTTCCTAGTCAAGCAAGACTCATCTGTCATCTTCAAGTCTACTCAAAATGTCTCCTTTTAAGCCTCACCTCAGACCCTGATTCTGCCATTtcccccactcctgctttttAGGAACCCATAAAATCTCTCTCCCCATTTGGCCTTCGTAGGCCTAGATCaagttccttcttcttcttcttgcctttttctcttttctcccatccAACTTCCCATTCTTTCTCATCAGCCTTTGATCCCCACCCACACCAAAGAAAGACCACAGTTGACAGCATCTCAGAACTCAAGAGGATTCTTTATTTCTAATCTACTAATTCTATTTATGATGTTTTATTAAGtcttaaaatatatgcaaataaatagagaaacttatacctatctatctatatatgcaTGAACAGCGGGTACCCAGAGTGGTACAAACAATCTTAGCATCTCTTATATTGCATAGCCATAGTATCGAGCAATATCCATATCCTTTTCCCTCTCGATGAAATATTGCACTTTCCCCAAAGAGGTGTATTTGGCAGCATTCTCACGCTCTTGCTGAGCCTGCCTCTTCATGGCCTCCCTCTCTGGCCTCTGCTCTTTTGTGATGGGCTTTGACATGACTGGCTCAGGAACATTGGGTTTCCTCCACGGAATTGGTTGAAAGCAGAAGTCTTGGAGTAGAAATTGGCTTTGAGCTTTGGGTGGCGACTGGGGCTTGGTCACAGCGATGGGGACAGGCTCCCGCTGGAGAGAAGTGCAAGATGATGTTTTGTAGGGTGCAGGCCTCGAGGCAGCAGACTGCAGGACACTAGGCCGGGTCAGGTTGGTCAAGCCTGGGCGGGTGGGATTAGTCGAAATTGGCCGAGCTGGTCTGGCAGGACCTGTCAAGGAGGCAGGAGTCGGCCGGGATGAATTGACTGCAACAGGCCGAGCTGAGCTAGTAGAACCAGGCCGGGCAGGGTAAGCCATGGTGGACCGATGTGAGGCCAGAGACTGTGGCCTCCGAGGAACAGGTCGAGCTTGAGGCTTCTCGTAGGTTGGAAAAGGCAAAGGCACCAACTTGACCTTCCCAGGAGGTGGGAGCTCATACTGGGATGGAGATGGACACTCTTTGTCAGCACCTCTGTCTGGTTTCTGGACTTTGACTTGTTTTTTCTCAGGACCTTTGCCCTCACGTGGTGTATCAAGCCATGGTTTGATAGCTGGGGGTCGCTGGGCATTTTTCGAGTTGCCAGAGCTTACCAGGGCCCGGGAGGAAGATAGCCCAGTTTTCTTATCACTCTTCTTCCCCAGGGCATGAAAAACCTGCACAGACTCCAACATGTGCATGCCTAGGCAACTTCGAGGCTTCTTAAAGCTCTCTTGGCTAAGCTCGGGTTGATTTTTCTTCCGCTTCCCCTTGGGAATGGTTGGCTTCTCTTCTGCCTTGACTTTGTTTCCAGACTGCTTACTCTCTTCTGCTTTCTTGGGATtgttttctcttgtccttttggTCTTTTCCTGTCCATGGCTCTTCGTTTTGCTGGTCCTGCTGGATGCCGCTTTCTGAGACTTGCTGTTGGAATGCTTGGCCCTGTTCACAGGAGCCCTGTCACCGTCTGCAACACTGCAAATAATCACGTCTTCCCCTAACAGGCACTCTGGGTTCTTCGCCTGGATTTTGGTCTTGGGAGCACCACTGATCGGCTCAGTGGCTTTGTGTTTGTTCTTCCTGACATGATCAGAGGGAGCCTTTACGACATTTGACTTCTCTTGCCCCTGTTTTGACTTGCTGACTCTGGTATCTTTGGCTTTCATCACCTTGGGACCTTTGGCTTCATCAAGGTCTTTCAAGGAATTAAAGAGCTGGGGAAGATGAATGTCCTCCACCAGTGTAGCGATGTCTGCAAAACCACTACTAGATTCAATCCCATTTTCAAGGGTCACTTGGTCTTCAAGACCCAGGGTATTTTTTCCCAGATCGGTGTTTTCAGAAATAGGCTTCTCCTCCTGGCCCAGGGGATCGATGCAGGCCAGGAGCTGGTGAATATCAGGAATTTCTAAAGGAAGTAGGGGAGGCTCTTGGTTTTCTATTGGGATCTGGTAGACATCCAGAGGCTTTGAAAGCTTGGTTTTAATATCATCCAAATTCTTATTCTCTGTTTGTTCCTGGCTTGGAGCTGGAGGCAATGCCAGGACATTATTAGAATTCTGGACTGGAGCTATCATTGAGATGTCTCCGAGCTCAGGTGGTGGGTTACTTTCAAGGATCTGGATATTTCTGCTACTGCAGGACTTGGGGAATTCTGGAGTTTGTGGCAGACAATATGTCTGACTCGGAGGTTGTAATCCCAGGGAAGTCTCCATCACTACAAAGGAATCAAGGAAAAAGTCATTCCCTGGTAAGTGAGATGCTCCCGCTAGACACTAACACAGGAATCATGTACCTTCCAGCAAGGGGCAGGGCGGTTCTACCAGCCTTTCTTAAGGATCAAGGACAGCAGAGTATGCTAGGAGATACAGGAGGTGACTTCTAGTTCTTACAGGTGATCATTTGGTGTCATTAGTtcgtggttttctttgtattttataggGTTGTTATAAGTCAAATAAGAAGTAAAGTGGTTTTTATATTATGAGTTTTCAACAAGCCTAGCCTTCTCATATAGAGTCACTTCAAGTCTCTCCCCTTTCCTTAGAGAATAAGAATGCTTCACACTGTGAACTGGGAGAGGGAATGGAGCTCTTCCTGATAAAATACACAAGCGAGGGTAAATTCTTAGCTTGCTTGCTCTGGACAGGATCTAGGAAGGTGAGGTCTCAAATCCTGGTGTGAATTAAGGAAGTGAGGAAAAGTTggctaagaaaaacaaaacaaaacaaaacaaaactgctccATCCCAACAAGAGTTCCGAGACACTTTCCAAAGACACTGAAGCAATAGCTCAGGGAAGGGAACTCATTACCGTGGGACAGTATGGGGAGGCTGATTGGCTAGGGCGGTGACATGTGTGGCAGCCCTCACTATGCTCTTGGGGTTCCTGCACCTGCAGCTTAGCTGGCCGTCACAGTGTGCCACCTTCCCACCTCCATACAGGCTTCTGAAACAGAGCCTGAAGGTGGAGAGCACCGAGTGAGGGTCGTGGTTATTTCTGTCTCAGGATTTAAGTTCTGCCAAACTGTGGACCCGTTAGCTCTCAGCTGCAGGTTTCACCCTTTTTTGGAACACTGAccttgtttctctccctctcgctgCCTCTACTCACCTTGAAAACTTGTTTCTGTGATGGGCTGAGCAGACACAGAGTAGTAAATTCCAGAGGTGGAAGCTGGTGGTAGGACGTTTGCGGGCTGAACCTCCTTGAGGACCATTACCATTTCTGGCTGAGGGACAGAGGCCCTACTCCCCGCATAGGACACTGAGCCATAGGACTGCAAGCAGGGGCCAAATTCTCCAGACAGTAGAGGCCCCAGTGTGCCTTGATTATAGTAATatacctgccttccttcctggtAGGGAAGTGCTAGGCCATGTTCTTGATTTGGCATCTGAGATGGTGTCCCCTGAACAAGGCTGGCAGAAAGCGATGGGTACAGAGAGACCATGCTACTGGCCTCTGAAGTTTTATCATACGGGGCTGCCAGAGACATAGAAGACACAGCTGCGTCCTGGTCAATGACAGTGACGGTGAAGTCTCCGAGTGAAGAGGACTTCTTTTTGGTACTTCCTGTGACATCCCACTCGAAAACCCCGGGATAGGAAGCAGCTGCCGTGGAAAGCTGGCTCTGGCCAGTAACCCCAGACAACATAGTTGTGCTGGAATGTTGGTAAAGGTAGGCACTCCCCATGAGTGGCTGGAAGGAGGCGCCAGAAACTGATGGCAGCAGCCACGCCGAACTGACCGAACTGACCGCCGGAGCGGAGACCCGGGAGAAGTTGCAGACGTTTCCTGTTAGGGAAGCTGCATTGGTTACCACAGGGAGGGAGAGCTGCAGAGAGTTTGGAGGTCCCAGTAAAGatgaatttgggaaattttctgtAGGGAACAAGAGAGTGATGAAAAATCAGGGGGATGGATCAATTCTATGCTTGAGAAACAGCATTATCTTAAAGTTGTTGCTACCAGGAAGCCTCTGATACCAACCCTTGCTGAGATATCAAAAGGCAAACCGTGGAGGATGGTGGTTCTGTTCTCTTGTCTAGTCACCGCCCGGGCTCCCAGCCAGGGCCCCCGCGTGCAGCAGACCCAGGCAGGGTGCTTCACGCATGGTTCTGCAGGCAAAAAGCAGCCTTCTCCCTGCCCTAGCTTTGCGGGGGGCCTGCCGCAGCCACTCGCGTCCCACTTCCCAGAATGAAGCGTCCCACTTCCCAGAATGAAGCGTTTCAGCACTCCTGATGGCTTGGAGAGCCTCTGGTCTCATGTTCTCATTCTCTGAGggacaaaactgaggctcagagaggtcactTCAACTTGTTCGAGGTCTCCCCCGACTTTAGGTCTCATTACCAGGTTACAGAGCCTAAGGATCCTGACTTCTTGCCAGGACTCTGCCTGAGCCCCATACCACCAGAAACCAGGAGAAATGAACGCATATAGACCTTTTCTCCCCACATTAGAGAACAGTACAGCTATGACCATTGTAACTTCAGTGTCTCATTGGGCTTGTGCACTTCTCATGCTGTTACCCAGACTTCACGTACAGCTCAGTCCAGCTGGTAAATATAAAGCGTCCCTCTTGGtgtgcctggtgggctcagtcagaagggtgtatgactcttgatctcagggttgtgagttcgagccccacggtGGTTATAGAGactacttgaaaataaaatctttttttaaaaggaaaaggggtCATTTTGACCCTTTAAAACCTGGTTTCTGATTCTACCTCAAAATGACTACCTGAGAGTACGTTTCTCAGGAAGtactttttgaaagaagaaagttatttaaactctctcTGAGCTTCAAATTACTCCTCTATAAAGtggttataataataataacaataataatggaaataattctTGCATGAATGTGAATGAAAGTGGTACATTACACTTTATATATTTCTGTGAAGGAAGATATAATATGTTCTGGAAAGACAGACAAATCATGAAAAACATGTATTGCAGAACTAAgaagaaatatatagatattacCGAAAACTGGGCTATCTAGTGAGCATAAGTTCACTAATAAACGAAGTTCTGTATCATGCATGCAATATAGTGGAAGTGAATATTGCTACCCTGTTTTGCCAGAACACAACCCACAACAGAAAGTGATTTTGAATGAGTTCCTAGCCAGTGCATACAGAGAAGATAGATCAGTAAAAATTGCCTCACAAGCAGCAAATGCCATGAATGTGAATGTAAATATAGCCacaatttttacaaatatttcaataaatctggtacagagcagagagggaaatAATAACTGTAAAGGAATTCCATTATTGtgttcattcacatttttttctgaatattacCCAGCAAGTAACAGGTACTAGGTCtagtagaaatatatatttcaactgtactctacctctgaaactaataatatactctctgttaattaactgaatttaagttaaaaaattaaataaaatcagaagaaaacaataaaaagagaaatatatatttcaatataatcaTATAACAAAAAAGAACCCttaacctgtacccctggagctaataatacattatatgtcaataaaaactaaaaataaaacacttaaaaagcaTCATTAGGTTTTTATACtcatccaaaaatatattttaatcatctTCAACATCTAGGAAAATGTCACCCTCAAAGCCTAAACAAGCCATCGTCACTaacctcaaatttaaaaaattttaatgtaggaAAACCAGAGAACTCCACAAAACTGTTTTAGATAAACGTGGAATTAGAGATATGGggcttgactttctttttctttttcttttcttgttagaTTGCTCACTAAGATCTAAAAACAGATGTGTGCCCTCTGTGTTGGGAAGAAAATAACTGTAGAGATGAAAAGCAGCCTTATGATTCAATCTAGGAGATGCCAATTTTTCAACAAACTTAGTCTGATTTTTAACAGGCAAAACATCTACATagcttaaaaatcaaaatgaaataaaactgaaaattctcTTTCAGCCCCTTTAGATAGCCACTTTTATTAGTTGCTTGTTGATAGGAAGCATcctttctaaattatatttctaaaatgcttTACATTTTAAACTGTTAAGTGCCATCTGTGTTCAGGGAGGAATGAACAAAACCCAGACTACTGAGTATGACTTTTCCGTAAGCTACTTTTCCTAGTGATGCCCTATTCTGGCCATCCTTTCTTGCCTGGTCTGTTAGTGGAAGTGCTTGCTAAAGTCAGTTTAGTTTGGCTCTGCTCAAAGCAGATTCCagtttctgctttctgctttaatttaaaatctttggTTCTCTCCAACATTCCATCCTaaactacctctttttttttcttaagagctcctctgtgctcttccctttcttttttttttttttttaagatttatttttttattctggagagagagggagagagagaaagaagcagacttcccactgaatatgcagggagcctgatgcagggctccatctcgggagatcatggcctgagcccaaggcagatgctcaactgctCAACggctcaactgaatgagccacccaggtgtcctgcttccccttcattctcctattttctccttccccttggtTCCTGTTGGCCTGGGCTGAGGGAAACCATCCTGAACTTCCTTACCTCCGAAGACATGACTCCCTAGAGCccactcttctccctcctctttccctgtctTCCCTTATTGCCCACGCTAGGTA
The window above is part of the Lutra lutra chromosome 9, mLutLut1.2, whole genome shotgun sequence genome. Proteins encoded here:
- the C9H2orf78 gene encoding uncharacterized protein C2orf78 homolog yields the protein MRSLASAAPTSSRIGSSSLVSAVDVSSSLTMSENFPNSSLLGPPNSLQLSLPVVTNAASLTGNVCNFSRVSAPAVSSVSSAWLLPSVSGASFQPLMGSAYLYQHSSTTMLSGVTGQSQLSTAAASYPGVFEWDVTGSTKKKSSSLGDFTVTVIDQDAAVSSMSLAAPYDKTSEASSMVSLYPSLSASLVQGTPSQMPNQEHGLALPYQEGRQVYYYNQGTLGPLLSGEFGPCLQSYGSVSYAGSRASVPQPEMVMVLKEVQPANVLPPASTSGIYYSVSAQPITETSFQVMETSLGLQPPSQTYCLPQTPEFPKSCSSRNIQILESNPPPELGDISMIAPVQNSNNVLALPPAPSQEQTENKNLDDIKTKLSKPLDVYQIPIENQEPPLLPLEIPDIHQLLACIDPLGQEEKPISENTDLGKNTLGLEDQVTLENGIESSSGFADIATLVEDIHLPQLFNSLKDLDEAKGPKVMKAKDTRVSKSKQGQEKSNVVKAPSDHVRKNKHKATEPISGAPKTKIQAKNPECLLGEDVIICSVADGDRAPVNRAKHSNSKSQKAASSRTSKTKSHGQEKTKRTRENNPKKAEESKQSGNKVKAEEKPTIPKGKRKKNQPELSQESFKKPRSCLGMHMLESVQVFHALGKKSDKKTGLSSSRALVSSGNSKNAQRPPAIKPWLDTPREGKGPEKKQVKVQKPDRGADKECPSPSQYELPPPGKVKLVPLPFPTYEKPQARPVPRRPQSLASHRSTMAYPARPGSTSSARPVAVNSSRPTPASLTGPARPARPISTNPTRPGLTNLTRPSVLQSAASRPAPYKTSSCTSLQREPVPIAVTKPQSPPKAQSQFLLQDFCFQPIPWRKPNVPEPVMSKPITKEQRPEREAMKRQAQQERENAAKYTSLGKVQYFIEREKDMDIARYYGYAI